In Gopherus flavomarginatus isolate rGopFla2 chromosome 5, rGopFla2.mat.asm, whole genome shotgun sequence, one DNA window encodes the following:
- the SAMD15 gene encoding sterile alpha motif domain-containing protein 15, translating into MEQIPEEERSGGPGPEAGSEQGPEEPESQPGPACLAWSPLEVAEWVRQLGFPQYEECFTTNCITGRKLIHVNCSNLPQMGITDFDHMKEISWHVRELLGIEEPLWSRSIALRYRDNLGLFLEHKAPTGAKADALTFSQFVQEAGLEPYATIPPL; encoded by the exons ATGGAGCAGATCCCGGAGGAGGAGAGGTCCGGGGGGCCAGGGCCTGAGGCCGGGTCCGAGCAGGGGCCCGAAGAACCCGAGTCCCAGCCTGGCCCGGCCTGCCTCGCCTGGAGCCCCCTGGAGGTGGCGGAGTGGGTTCGGCAGCTGGGCTTCCCTCAGTACGAG GAGTGCTTTACAACTAACTGCATCACTGGCCGCAAACTCATCCACGTTAACTGCTCAAACCTGCCACAGATGGGCATAACAGACTTTGACCACATGAAG GAGATTTCATGGCATGTGCGAGAGCTGCTGGGGATTGAGGAGCCTCTCTGGAGCAGAAGCATTGCCCTCCGTTACAGGGACAACCTGGGCTTGTTTCTAGAGCACAAAGCCCCAACTGGTGCAAAAGCTGATGCCCTCACCTTCTCTCAGTTTGTCCAAGAAGCAGGATTAGAGCCATATGCTACAATTCCACCTTTGTAA
- the NOXRED1 gene encoding NADP-dependent oxidoreductase domain-containing protein 1, with protein sequence MSDIMVNLKSFQSEHAVEKSEQPLLCLRSRCKRMMVNACAHAVFFCKLLHTLRQKESGKVSLMASKESMGEGLKVGIIGGGHIGKQLARALLELSGISAQNIHISTRRPETLSEFQQLGVKCFYDNGQLVAWADIVFLCCLPSHLQHICSGIRAAVRKPCIVYSLVTAVPLPRLKQLLSYSAILRPQYQCTSRNLENVWGTNGTIIAALQDPIVIQATCPCSPKEKIAVTGKWLEAVFYAALNSCMWRHLPHQRALKLLNDVCFPEHCPICAEQKTSCPRFVCGNFVNQTFVSSLTQEDTFPWFDLTTVQMKESPFSQLLARSVLLQNHLTLLYCTSFGVLLAKSGGMASSGLWQQNVFSFCRSRSQYGAGS encoded by the exons ATGTCAGATATCATGGTGAATTTGAAGTCCTTTCAGTCTGAGCATGCGGTGGAAAAAAGTGAGCAGCCCTTGCTGTGTTTAAGAAGCCGCTGCAAGAGGATGATGGTGAATGCATGCGCCCATGCTGTCTTCTTCTGCAAGCTGCTCCATACCCTCAG GCAGAAAGAGAGTGGGAAGGTTTCACTGATGGCCTCCAAGGAATCCATGGGTGAAGGCCTGAAGGTTGGAATTATTGGTGGAGGCCACATTGGGAAGCAGCTGGCCAGGGCACTACTGGAGCTGAGTGGCATTTCAGCTCAGAATATCCACATCTCCACCAGGAGGCCAGAGACTCTGT CAGAGTTCCAGCAGCTTGGAGTCAAATGTTTTTATGACAATGGCCAGCTCGTGGCCTGGGCAGACATTGTGTTTCTTTGTTGCCTCCCATCTCATCTGCAGCACATCTGCTCAGGAATTCGTGCTGCTGTCCGGAAACCCTGCATTGTGTACAGCCTGGTCACTGCTGTCCCGCTGCCCAG GTTGAAGCAACTCCTTTCCTACAGTGCCATCCTGAGGCCACAGTACCAATGCACTAGCAGAAACTTAGAGAATGTGTGGGGGACAAATGGGACAATCATAGCTGCACTCCAAGACCCTATTGTTATCCAGGCTACCTGTCCCTGTAGCCCCAAAG AGAAAATTGCTGTCACTGGCAAGTGGTTGGAGGCCGTTTTCTATGCAGCCCTGAACAGCTGTATGTGGCGGCACCTGCCCCACCAGCGCGCACTGAAGTTACTGAATGACGTATGTTTCCCTGAGCACTGCCCCATCTGTGCAGAGCAGAAGACCTCCTGCCCACGGTTTGTGTGTGGGAACTTTGTCAACCAAACATTTGTCTCCTCCCTGACTCAAGAGGA CACCTTCCCCTGGTTTGACCTGACAACTGTACAAATGAAGGAGTCTCCCTTCAGTCAGCTCCTAGCAAGGAGTGTGCTTCTCCAGAACCATCTTACTTTGCTGTACTGTACCTCCTTTGGAGTTTTGCTTGCAAAGAGTGGAGGGATGGCCAGCAGTGGCCTCTGGCAGCAGAATGTCTTCTCTTTCTGCCGCAGCAGATCCCAGTATGGTGCTGGATCATGA